The genomic window TAAGTTTGAGGATGTGGAATTTTATCCGGGAGAAGAAACCGGCTGCCCCATCATTTCAGACTCCTTGGGTTATGTAGAGTGCAGAGTTGTGGGATCGGTGGAACATGGCGATCACACCGTTTATGTCGGTGAAGTGGTTGGTGCCGGCATCCATCGCGAGGGTGAACCCCTCTTGCTCGAAAGCACCGGCTGGCAATATGGTGGCTAATTGCGAAGTCTCATCTGCCATCTGCTAGATGCGGCTTTGTAATTAACCTTTTGTTAGCTTTGCATTGTGCGGGCGAGTTTACGACACTCGCCCGCACAAACCCTTGAGAGCGAAAATATTATGCCTTTAATCAAAGTTCAAACCTCCATTTCTGCCCCTGAAAAGTCTGCGGTGCAGGGATTGCTCAAAAGCCTTTCTGCTAAATTGGCTAAGCATACCGGCAAACCAGAATCTTATGTGATGACGGCTTTTGAACCGGATGTGGCGATGACATTTGCCGGCACTGTTGAGCCTGTTTGCTATATCGAAATTAAAAGTGTTGGCAGTATGAACCCAGCTCAAACCAAGTCTATGAGCCAGGATTTTTGCCAAGAGATCAACCAAACGCTTGGTGTGCCTTCCAATCGTATCTACATTGAATTTGCGGATGCCAAGGGTTCGATGTGGGGTTGGAATAGCTCAACCTTCGGCTAGAAGTGTGCGAGTTTCACCGGCACGAGGCGAAACGCTTCATAGTCAAAAGCTCACCGGCATCTGCTTTTAAAAGCAACCCGTGCGATGCCGGTGTCAACAAACCCTCTTTTGTTGAGGCTGAATTGAAAATAAGCAAGCTCATCTTTTAAACTTAGCCTTTTTGCTTAGAGCCGCTTGCGAATGTAATTACATTAATATCTTTATATCTTTATATCTTTATATGTTGTTATTAGAAAAACAATGCTATAGCATTTTGCGAAAAATTTGCCGATTTGACAAACAGCGGAAGTCTTTATTTATATAGGTAAATTTCTAATTTAAAATCCAAAATTAAAATCAAAAATAGTAGAAAGTTTCGGGTGTGGCGCAATTTTATTGATGAACTTGGTTGCTTATTTAAATCTCTCTAAGGTTAGACAGCTTTAATAATAACTAACAATCAAAATGTGACTTGGGCTAGAGGAAATGATAGTGCTCATATCTATATGATTGACAATTGTTGAGAGCAATTGGGAAGTATTTTGTGAGAAAGTTAACTGATTTTTTTAAAAAACTGCGGGTGGTTCAAATTTTAACCGCATTTTTAGCAGGGGTGCTAATGTTGACTAGCACCGCTTGTAACGCCGGCGACGCCACAGGCGCTCGTCCAATCAATCCGCCGGTTCAAGCGGGTGGCCAAAATAACCCGCACAAGGGTGCTGGAGATAATTCTAGCAACTTCAAGATGTCCACTGACCCGAAAGTGAATGCTCCAGTCAAATCTGATCGGGATCGTGCCGATCTGCCTCAACTGGATCGACTGATTGCTGTCAGCAACAGTGAGAGCAACGCCTCTAGGTTAATTTACCCTGGCTCTGAACCCCTTGAAACCGATAAGTTTGATAAAGAACTGGGCGGAGATCAATCGCTGCTAAAAGCCCCTCAAGTTCCGGCAAAGTCTCAACCAGTCTTCAACCGCACTGATCCAGATGCCAAGCTTTTAGAAAGAGCCGGTGCAGTGTTTAAAGATGCCTCTCAATTCATCACAGAAGGTGTTGAAGAATCCTCTAGCGGCGCGGAAATGCAACCCAAATCA from Microcoleus sp. FACHB-672 includes these protein-coding regions:
- a CDS encoding DUF6658 family protein, with protein sequence MRKLTDFFKKLRVVQILTAFLAGVLMLTSTACNAGDATGARPINPPVQAGGQNNPHKGAGDNSSNFKMSTDPKVNAPVKSDRDRADLPQLDRLIAVSNSESNASRLIYPGSEPLETDKFDKELGGDQSLLKAPQVPAKSQPVFNRTDPDAKLLERAGAVFKDASQFITEGVEESSSGAEMQPKSPIMGGLEKLTGNSKNTSSSNASKNSISNSSRLLYPGSEPLETDKFDKELGGDSSLLQAPQIPAKSQPVFNRTNPDAKLLERAGAVFKDASQFITEGVEESSSGAEMQPKSPVMSAIENLTGNSSTPTKSAPKEYKSPADTSTGNSSTSHSSNSTKSAPKEKEYKSPAR
- a CDS encoding phenylpyruvate tautomerase MIF-related protein, which produces MPLIKVQTSISAPEKSAVQGLLKSLSAKLAKHTGKPESYVMTAFEPDVAMTFAGTVEPVCYIEIKSVGSMNPAQTKSMSQDFCQEINQTLGVPSNRIYIEFADAKGSMWGWNSSTFG